A single region of the Variovorax paradoxus genome encodes:
- a CDS encoding aldo/keto reductase has product MRSLRLSNARDIPVLGLGTWRMGESANRRAAEVAAVREAIAMGYRLIDTAEMYGEGGAETVLGQALAEALRAGDVRRDELFIVSKVYPHNASRRGTPEACERSLKRLGLDAIDLYLLHWRGSHPLRETADAMQALVAKGRIGHWGVSNFDTDDMEELAQAVGPGPDCAANQVYLSLAERGPEFSLLPWLREHGMPLMAYSPIDQGALASDKALGALAARLGVTAAQLALAAVIARPGVVAIPKAVRSVHLHENLAAAQLELDAATLAELDRLHPPPRRKAPLALI; this is encoded by the coding sequence ATGCGATCACTCCGTCTTTCCAATGCCCGCGACATTCCGGTGCTAGGCCTCGGCACCTGGCGCATGGGCGAGTCGGCGAACCGCCGCGCGGCGGAGGTGGCCGCGGTGCGCGAGGCCATCGCCATGGGCTACCGGTTGATCGACACTGCCGAGATGTACGGGGAGGGCGGCGCCGAAACGGTGCTTGGCCAAGCGCTGGCAGAGGCGCTGCGCGCCGGCGACGTGCGGCGCGACGAGCTCTTCATCGTCAGCAAGGTCTACCCGCACAACGCAAGCCGGCGCGGCACACCTGAGGCCTGCGAGCGCAGCCTGAAGCGGCTGGGGCTCGACGCGATCGACCTCTACCTGCTGCACTGGCGCGGCAGTCATCCGCTGCGCGAAACGGCCGATGCGATGCAGGCGCTGGTCGCCAAGGGGCGCATCGGCCACTGGGGCGTGAGCAACTTCGACACGGACGACATGGAAGAACTCGCGCAGGCCGTCGGCCCAGGCCCGGACTGCGCGGCCAACCAGGTCTACCTTTCGCTGGCTGAACGCGGCCCGGAATTCAGCCTGTTGCCCTGGCTGCGCGAACACGGCATGCCGCTGATGGCCTACAGCCCGATCGACCAGGGCGCGCTGGCTTCGGACAAGGCTTTGGGAGCGCTGGCTGCGCGCCTCGGCGTAACCGCTGCCCAGCTTGCCCTTGCCGCCGTGATCGCGAGGCCGGGCGTCGTTGCAATTCCGAAGGCGGTGCGCAGCGTGCACCTGCACGAGAATCTTGCCGCTGCCCAACTGGAACTCGACGCGGCAACCCTTGCCGAGCTCGACCGCCTCCATCCACCGCCCCGGCGCAAGGCGCCGCTCGCGCTGATCTGA